The Thermoleophilum album genome includes a window with the following:
- the murA gene encoding UDP-N-acetylglucosamine 1-carboxyvinyltransferase, with product MEKFVIEGGVPLSGTVRPAGNKNAALPALAAALLTEEPVTLRNVPRIRDVDAMVRLLEQLGASVEWIGANEVTVHAREIRETRVDPELAREIRASFLLAGPLLARYGRAVMPPPGGDVIGRRRLDPHLDAFRALGARVASGRFYELAAEGGLRPCDFFMDEPSVMATENALMAAALTPGTTVIHNAAAEPHVQDLARLLIQMGARVEGIGSNRLIVEGCRELGGADYTIGPDHIEIGSFIALAACTGGELRIKDTVPEDLRMVRIAFERLGCRIEFDGRDVVVPPNQRLRVKDDDGNAIAKIEDGPWPAFPADLTSIALAMATQADGLILIHEKMFENRLFFVDKLVSMGARVIVCDPHRAVVSGPSKLHGERLESPDIRAGMALLIAALCADGTSEIGNIRQIDRGYERIDERLRSLGARIERVGRPEEPLTTGARRGADLTSL from the coding sequence ATGGAGAAGTTCGTTATCGAGGGCGGCGTACCGCTCTCGGGAACCGTAAGACCGGCCGGCAACAAGAACGCTGCCTTACCCGCACTAGCTGCCGCGCTCCTCACCGAGGAGCCCGTCACCCTGCGCAACGTGCCGCGGATCCGCGACGTGGACGCCATGGTGAGGCTGCTCGAGCAGCTCGGGGCGTCGGTCGAATGGATCGGAGCTAACGAGGTCACCGTTCATGCCCGAGAGATCCGCGAGACGCGCGTCGATCCGGAGCTTGCGCGGGAGATCCGCGCATCCTTCCTGCTCGCCGGGCCGCTGCTCGCCCGCTACGGAAGAGCGGTCATGCCTCCGCCGGGCGGCGACGTGATCGGTCGGCGCCGGCTCGACCCGCACCTCGATGCCTTCCGGGCGCTTGGTGCTCGCGTCGCCAGCGGCCGTTTCTACGAGCTCGCCGCGGAGGGCGGTTTGCGTCCTTGCGACTTCTTCATGGACGAGCCGTCGGTAATGGCGACCGAGAACGCCCTGATGGCGGCCGCTCTTACCCCGGGCACCACCGTCATCCACAACGCCGCCGCCGAACCACACGTGCAGGACCTGGCACGTCTCTTGATCCAGATGGGGGCCAGAGTCGAAGGCATCGGGTCGAACCGGCTGATCGTCGAGGGGTGCCGCGAACTCGGGGGCGCTGACTACACGATCGGCCCCGATCACATCGAGATCGGCAGTTTCATCGCGCTGGCCGCTTGCACCGGCGGCGAGCTGCGGATCAAGGACACTGTGCCCGAGGATCTGCGCATGGTGCGCATCGCCTTCGAGCGCCTCGGCTGCCGGATCGAGTTCGACGGCCGCGACGTCGTCGTGCCCCCGAACCAACGACTGCGCGTCAAGGACGACGACGGCAACGCGATCGCCAAGATCGAGGACGGGCCTTGGCCGGCTTTTCCCGCCGATCTCACGTCGATTGCGCTGGCGATGGCGACGCAAGCCGACGGGCTGATCCTGATCCACGAGAAGATGTTCGAGAACCGCCTCTTCTTCGTGGACAAGTTGGTGAGCATGGGCGCCCGGGTGATCGTCTGCGACCCGCACCGAGCGGTCGTGAGCGGCCCCAGCAAACTGCACGGCGAGCGGCTCGAAAGCCCGGACATCAGAGCCGGAATGGCACTGCTGATCGCCGCCCTCTGCGCAGACGGAACCTCCGAGATCGGCAACATCCGCCAGATCGACCGCGGCTACGAGCGCATCGACGAACGGCTGCGCTCGCTCGGCGCGCGCATCGAGCGCGTGGGGCGTCCGGAGGAGCCGCTGACGACCGGCGCACGTCGTGGCGCCGACCTGACCTCCCTGTAG
- the tyrS gene encoding tyrosine--tRNA ligase — protein MTYQEHDSARRASAGALPILSADPAAQARWLLRNVAQALPEGELEHQLAAGRPLRVKLGVDPTAPDIHLGHVVVLRKLHEFQQLGHLVVLIIGDFTARVGDPSGRSRTRPALDPREIEQNAATYQEQAFKVLDRERTEVVRNSSWLDMPMTDFFTLAARATVAQLLDRDDFRRRYESGEPISVLELLYPLLQGYDSVAVRADVEVGGTDQTFNLLFAREVQSAYGQRPQSILTMPILPGIDGVQKMSKSLGNHIAVNDPPEQMFGKLMRIPDAVMPVYYRLLLDGEADPALTPVAAKRALARTIVSQFWGPEAALAAERRFDRIHVQREAPDDVETAVVAVDAARVPVATVLSEAFGISRSEARRLLAQGAVSVDGRRLPPEIQDVSVEELDGAVVRLGKRRFRRIALVGPASAGRGDRRARC, from the coding sequence GTGACCTACCAGGAGCATGACTCCGCGCGCCGCGCGAGCGCGGGGGCGCTGCCGATCCTTAGTGCAGATCCCGCCGCTCAGGCGCGTTGGCTTCTGCGCAACGTGGCGCAGGCACTCCCGGAGGGCGAACTAGAGCATCAGCTCGCTGCCGGGCGGCCGCTGCGCGTCAAGCTCGGTGTCGATCCGACGGCGCCGGATATCCACCTCGGGCACGTCGTGGTGCTTCGCAAGCTTCACGAGTTTCAGCAGCTCGGGCACCTGGTGGTCCTGATCATCGGCGACTTCACGGCACGAGTCGGCGATCCATCCGGGCGTTCGCGCACGCGACCAGCGCTCGATCCTCGGGAGATCGAACAGAACGCAGCGACCTACCAGGAGCAGGCGTTCAAGGTGCTGGACCGCGAGCGCACCGAAGTGGTGCGTAACAGCAGCTGGCTCGACATGCCGATGACCGACTTCTTTACGCTGGCCGCGCGCGCCACCGTCGCGCAGCTGCTCGACCGCGACGACTTTCGCCGCCGCTACGAGAGCGGAGAGCCGATCTCCGTGCTCGAGCTCCTTTATCCCTTGCTGCAGGGTTACGACTCGGTTGCGGTGCGCGCCGACGTCGAGGTCGGTGGTACCGACCAGACCTTCAACCTCCTGTTCGCCCGCGAAGTGCAGAGTGCTTACGGGCAGCGTCCCCAGTCGATCCTCACGATGCCGATTCTTCCGGGCATCGACGGCGTGCAGAAGATGTCCAAGTCCCTGGGAAACCACATCGCCGTCAACGATCCGCCGGAGCAGATGTTCGGGAAGTTGATGCGGATTCCCGACGCTGTAATGCCCGTCTACTATCGCCTGTTGCTCGACGGCGAGGCCGATCCCGCGCTCACGCCCGTGGCGGCGAAGCGTGCGCTGGCGCGCACGATCGTGAGCCAGTTTTGGGGTCCGGAGGCGGCGCTAGCAGCCGAGCGACGGTTCGATCGAATACACGTTCAGCGCGAGGCGCCCGATGACGTCGAGACCGCGGTGGTGGCCGTAGACGCCGCACGGGTGCCAGTTGCCACGGTCCTCAGCGAGGCGTTCGGCATCTCGCGGTCGGAGGCTCGCCGGCTTTTGGCACAGGGCGCGGTTTCGGTCGACGGACGGCGCCTGCCGCCCGAGATCCAGGACGTTTCGGTGGAGGAGCTCGACGGCGCTGTAGTCCGGCTCGGTAAGCGTCGCTTCCGGCGCATCGCGCTCGTTGGCCCAGCCAGTGCGGGGCGTGGCGACCGGCGAGCACGGTGCTAG
- a CDS encoding transglycosylase domain-containing protein, with translation MERPPTLVPVADRQQSDVLRPNGGSELRPPATRTRVKWLRLAVVLLALALLAAISTLFGMLMAVASDLPALENAAEYRRAQNSVLYADAGGGRRGPAIARLTGNDHRILLSQEQISPHLKNAVVAIEDRRFYEHRGVDYQGILRALVQDVLNRRAVQGGSTITQQFVKNALSAQNRRTVLQKMREAALAYHLERKWSKRKILTEYLNTVYFGNGAYGAESAARTYFGRTLDPARYGTPGTPPNSSRGVLDGEPLAARLDPAQAALLAGMIASPSLYDPIQNPRRARARRNLVLRRMLEQGYLTRQQFNQALAEPLPTRADITPPSPDSADPYFSTWVTQTLVDRYGAGLVFGGGLRVTTTIDWPLQQAVRNAIRRHLNGVGPSAAVVAIENRTAEVKAIVGGDDYLRRPFNVAVQGHRQPGSAFKPFILIEALLRGISPDRTFVSRPKQFRVPGSPGEVFRVNNYENHYAGITTLRSATASSDNSVYAELGLTLGTRRIARLAQRMGIETPVSTNPAMTLGGLRIGLSPLELAYAYTTIANRGLRVSGTLATRPLGPVTIERVEGSGRDDRNRVRAQRVFPTTIGEQAQQVLAGVLQYGTGRAARIGEFAFGKTGTTENYGDAWFVGSNRELTVAVWVGYPDRLKPMLTEYGGKPVAGGTYPALIWRDVMLSWIQLRDQRRRQRGVQEQRSLAPPVPSPPTAQPGTGTAAEPPRRTTTAPAPLTPKPQAGAGSGTSGGLAPPQPSAPSNSGQAPNQAPRSTPPSTPSPSAPTPPSRGGGATPPSAGSGSG, from the coding sequence ATGGAACGACCGCCGACACTCGTTCCCGTCGCCGATCGCCAGCAATCCGACGTATTGCGCCCGAACGGCGGCTCCGAGCTGCGCCCGCCAGCAACTCGCACGCGCGTGAAGTGGTTGCGGCTAGCTGTCGTGTTGCTGGCGCTCGCGCTGCTCGCGGCGATCTCGACGCTGTTCGGGATGTTGATGGCGGTTGCCAGCGACCTGCCCGCACTCGAGAACGCCGCGGAGTACCGTCGCGCCCAGAACTCTGTTCTCTACGCCGACGCAGGAGGTGGACGGCGGGGACCTGCGATCGCGCGGCTGACCGGCAACGACCACCGCATCCTGCTCTCCCAGGAGCAAATTTCGCCGCACCTGAAGAACGCGGTCGTGGCGATCGAAGACCGTCGGTTTTACGAACACCGCGGGGTCGACTACCAGGGCATCTTGCGGGCCCTGGTCCAGGACGTGCTGAACCGCCGTGCCGTACAGGGTGGCTCGACCATCACACAACAGTTCGTAAAGAACGCGCTCTCTGCGCAAAACCGGCGCACGGTTCTTCAAAAGATGCGCGAGGCGGCACTCGCGTATCACCTCGAACGGAAATGGTCGAAGCGAAAGATCCTTACTGAATATCTCAACACCGTTTATTTCGGTAACGGTGCTTACGGCGCGGAGTCTGCGGCTCGTACGTACTTCGGCCGGACTCTCGATCCCGCGCGCTATGGAACCCCGGGCACCCCGCCGAACTCGAGCCGGGGAGTCCTCGACGGCGAGCCGCTGGCAGCTCGCCTCGATCCCGCGCAAGCTGCGCTCCTGGCCGGCATGATCGCCTCGCCGAGCCTCTACGACCCGATCCAGAATCCGCGGCGCGCCAGGGCCCGGCGCAACCTTGTGCTAAGGCGCATGCTGGAGCAGGGCTATCTGACGCGCCAGCAGTTCAACCAAGCATTGGCCGAACCACTCCCCACCCGCGCCGACATCACTCCCCCAAGCCCGGATTCCGCCGACCCCTACTTCTCCACTTGGGTAACGCAAACACTGGTCGACCGCTACGGCGCGGGACTCGTCTTCGGCGGTGGGTTGCGCGTAACCACGACTATCGATTGGCCGCTACAGCAGGCAGTACGCAACGCAATCAGAAGACACCTCAACGGAGTCGGGCCTTCGGCTGCGGTGGTGGCGATCGAGAATCGAACCGCCGAAGTGAAGGCGATCGTCGGCGGTGACGACTATCTCCGCCGGCCCTTTAACGTAGCCGTGCAGGGTCACCGTCAGCCCGGCTCAGCGTTCAAGCCGTTCATCTTGATCGAGGCGCTGCTGCGCGGCATCTCTCCCGACCGCACCTTCGTCTCGCGGCCCAAACAGTTCCGCGTACCTGGGTCCCCAGGCGAGGTATTCCGCGTCAACAATTACGAAAACCACTACGCGGGGATCACCACCCTGCGCAGCGCTACGGCGAGCTCCGACAACTCCGTTTACGCCGAACTCGGACTTACCCTTGGCACTCGTCGGATCGCTCGTCTGGCGCAGCGCATGGGCATCGAGACACCGGTCTCGACGAACCCGGCGATGACGCTCGGTGGCTTGAGGATCGGACTGTCCCCACTCGAGCTGGCCTACGCCTACACGACGATCGCCAATCGTGGGCTGCGGGTGAGTGGCACTCTGGCCACGCGACCGCTGGGACCAGTAACCATCGAACGGGTCGAGGGAAGCGGTCGCGATGACCGCAACCGCGTGCGTGCACAACGCGTCTTTCCGACCACCATCGGCGAGCAGGCACAGCAGGTCTTGGCTGGGGTTCTGCAGTACGGGACGGGCCGAGCCGCGCGAATCGGGGAGTTCGCCTTCGGCAAGACCGGCACTACCGAAAACTACGGCGACGCCTGGTTCGTCGGGTCCAACCGCGAACTAACAGTGGCCGTGTGGGTCGGCTACCCCGACCGCCTCAAGCCGATGCTCACCGAGTACGGGGGCAAACCGGTGGCGGGCGGCACCTATCCGGCGCTGATCTGGCGCGACGTGATGCTTTCGTGGATCCAACTGCGCGACCAGCGTCGGCGCCAACGAGGCGTTCAGGAGCAACGATCCCTGGCCCCACCCGTACCGTCGCCGCCAACCGCGCAACCGGGCACGGGGACTGCTGCGGAACCGCCGAGGCGGACCACCACCGCGCCCGCACCGCTAACACCGAAGCCGCAGGCTGGGGCGGGCTCGGGCACGTCCGGCGGCTTGGCCCCGCCACAACCTTCGGCGCCTAGCAACAGCGGCCAGGCGCCGAACCAAGCACCGCGGTCGACGCCACCCTCGACGCCATCACCGAGCGCGCCCACTCCGCCCTCACGAGGGGGCGGCGCAACCCCGCCGAGCGCCGGCTCTGGATCGGGCTGA
- a CDS encoding DNA-3-methyladenine glycosylase: MSTLSGWAAPSSGSSAIGPPLAESFYARDVLVVARELLGCLLQVGDTLGRIVETEAYHQREPACHGHNGRTPRCRSLFGPPGTAYVYRAYGIHRCFNVVCEDEGVGAAVLVRAVEPLAGIAAMRKRRGVERLEDLCSGPGKLCQAFAIELEHDGTSLVDGPIRLFALEGGRPRASAIVAAPRIGISRAVDLPWRFCLAESRFLSRPRPTPPQVAGTRD; this comes from the coding sequence ATGAGCACGCTTTCGGGCTGGGCAGCGCCGTCCAGCGGAAGCAGCGCGATCGGTCCGCCGCTCGCAGAGTCCTTCTACGCCCGTGACGTGTTGGTTGTCGCGCGCGAACTTCTCGGCTGCCTGCTGCAAGTCGGTGACACGCTTGGAAGGATCGTTGAGACGGAGGCCTACCACCAGCGCGAGCCCGCTTGCCACGGCCACAACGGGCGGACGCCGCGCTGCCGCTCGCTGTTTGGCCCTCCGGGCACCGCCTACGTTTACCGCGCCTACGGCATCCATCGCTGCTTCAACGTCGTCTGTGAGGACGAAGGCGTGGGTGCAGCGGTCCTGGTGCGCGCCGTCGAGCCGCTTGCCGGCATCGCTGCAATGCGCAAACGCCGCGGCGTGGAGCGGCTCGAGGACCTTTGCTCGGGCCCCGGCAAGCTCTGTCAAGCGTTCGCTATCGAGCTCGAACACGACGGTACCTCGCTGGTTGACGGTCCGATTCGGCTTTTCGCACTTGAAGGGGGACGGCCGCGAGCGTCCGCGATCGTCGCTGCGCCGCGCATCGGGATCAGCCGCGCCGTCGATCTCCCTTGGCGGTTCTGTCTCGCCGAGAGCCGTTTCCTGTCGCGTCCGCGGCCGACGCCACCGCAGGTCGCGGGGACTCGCGACTGA
- the argH gene encoding argininosuccinate lyase, with product MSRFAEPQHPLFQAINRSLDCDRRLWPQDVRLSRAHARMLARIGVLSDDELATLLKGLDQVEAELAAGNFPFRADDEDIHMAIERRLTELVGPVGAKIHTARSRNDQVATDVAMFVRERAEAAIDLLSTLMAVLLERAEEHLDWALPSYTHLQRAQPVYLSHHLLAHFWRFDRDRRRFRHVVDLADELPLGSGAAAGVTFANDRRFLASELGFSRIAENSLDAVSSRDCVLDYLAAAAICTTHLSQLGAEVVLWSSAEFGFCESADRFASGSSLMPQKKNPDAAELLRAKAPRASGALAALLGVLHGLPLTYNKDLQEDKRHLFDAVDTLELALRVAAEQLRALRFNRKRMESAARDEFMAATDIADMLVRAGVPFREAHRRVGALVREAVEQGVTLSQLDDATLRSRLAELDPQAVRSALALEAQLESKISAGGTALARVREQVANARTRLAADA from the coding sequence ATGTCCCGCTTCGCCGAGCCGCAGCATCCGCTCTTCCAGGCGATCAACCGGTCGCTCGATTGCGATCGCCGCCTTTGGCCGCAGGATGTCCGTCTATCCCGCGCCCACGCACGGATGCTCGCCCGCATCGGTGTTCTCAGCGACGACGAGCTGGCGACCCTTCTGAAGGGGCTCGATCAGGTCGAGGCGGAACTCGCTGCCGGGAACTTCCCGTTCCGCGCCGACGACGAGGACATCCATATGGCGATCGAGCGCCGTCTCACCGAACTGGTGGGCCCGGTCGGGGCGAAGATCCATACCGCCCGCTCGCGCAACGACCAGGTCGCCACGGACGTCGCGATGTTCGTGCGCGAACGCGCCGAGGCCGCGATCGATTTGCTGTCGACGTTGATGGCAGTGCTGCTCGAACGCGCAGAGGAGCATCTCGACTGGGCACTGCCCTCGTACACCCACCTGCAACGGGCGCAGCCGGTCTACCTCTCGCACCATCTGCTCGCACATTTCTGGCGTTTCGATCGCGACCGCCGCCGCTTCCGCCACGTTGTCGACCTCGCCGATGAACTACCGCTAGGCAGTGGCGCTGCAGCCGGCGTTACGTTCGCCAACGACCGTCGCTTCCTCGCCAGCGAGCTGGGCTTCTCGCGGATCGCGGAGAACTCGCTCGACGCGGTCTCCTCACGCGACTGCGTGCTCGACTACTTGGCTGCGGCGGCGATCTGCACAACCCATTTGTCGCAGCTCGGCGCCGAGGTGGTTCTGTGGTCGTCAGCCGAGTTCGGATTCTGCGAATCAGCCGATCGCTTTGCCTCGGGATCGAGCCTGATGCCACAGAAGAAAAACCCTGATGCGGCCGAGTTGCTCCGGGCGAAGGCGCCGCGCGCCAGCGGCGCGCTGGCAGCCCTGCTCGGCGTGTTGCACGGTCTGCCGCTCACCTACAACAAGGACCTGCAGGAAGACAAGCGGCACCTCTTCGATGCTGTGGACACGCTCGAGCTCGCCTTGCGCGTCGCGGCCGAGCAACTGCGAGCGCTGCGTTTCAACCGCAAGCGCATGGAGAGCGCGGCCCGCGACGAGTTCATGGCAGCCACGGACATCGCCGACATGCTCGTACGCGCGGGGGTTCCGTTCCGCGAGGCGCATCGCCGGGTCGGGGCACTAGTTCGGGAGGCGGTCGAGCAGGGGGTGACGCTGTCGCAGCTCGACGACGCGACCCTGCGGTCGCGGCTCGCGGAGTTGGATCCCCAAGCCGTTCGCTCGGCCCTCGCGCTCGAGGCACAGCTGGAGTCGAAAATCTCAGCAGGCGGCACGGCGCTGGCGCGCGTACGCGAACAGGTCGCAAACGCGCGCACCCGTCTCGCGGCAGACGCATGA
- a CDS encoding DegT/DnrJ/EryC1/StrS family aminotransferase yields the protein MSAESPRLPLASPDIGPLEEQLVVAALRSRRLSLGPLLREFEALLGERLGVEHVSAVSSGTAALHLAVRAAGIEAGDEVVTTPFSFVASANCIVYEGARPVFCDIDPVTLNIDPEAAAAAVSERTTGLLPVHIFGYPADLPALEAIARRHGLWIVEDACEALGAVHDDGVAVGARGHLAAFGFYPNKQITTGEGGALVCPDAATKARVDSERNQGRAPDMGWLDHVRLGFNYRLDELSCALGIAQLKRLDELLAARARVAAWYRERLSGIEGLGLPCPDSAGARRSWFVFCVQLPGDVDRAGVIERLRARGIETKPYLPAIHLFSYYRERFGYRPGQFPVCEHVAERSLALPFHSRMRESDVDQVATELERAIGRVRAGT from the coding sequence GTGAGCGCGGAAAGCCCCAGGCTGCCGCTCGCGAGCCCGGACATCGGGCCGCTGGAGGAGCAGTTGGTGGTCGCCGCGCTACGTTCGCGGCGGCTCTCGCTGGGCCCCCTGTTGCGCGAGTTCGAGGCGCTGCTCGGCGAGCGTCTTGGCGTCGAGCACGTCTCGGCCGTTTCGAGCGGGACCGCCGCGCTGCATCTGGCGGTGCGAGCCGCGGGGATCGAAGCCGGCGACGAGGTCGTGACGACCCCGTTCAGTTTCGTAGCTTCCGCCAACTGCATCGTCTACGAGGGAGCGCGACCGGTGTTCTGCGACATCGATCCGGTGACGCTGAACATCGATCCGGAGGCTGCGGCGGCAGCGGTCAGCGAGCGCACTACGGGGCTCTTGCCCGTCCACATCTTCGGCTACCCGGCCGATCTGCCGGCGCTCGAGGCGATCGCGCGCCGGCATGGACTTTGGATCGTCGAGGACGCGTGCGAGGCGCTGGGTGCGGTACACGACGACGGTGTCGCGGTCGGTGCACGCGGTCACCTTGCGGCCTTCGGCTTCTACCCGAACAAGCAGATCACCACCGGCGAGGGCGGTGCGCTCGTGTGTCCCGACGCTGCGACCAAGGCCCGCGTCGACTCGGAGCGCAACCAGGGGCGTGCTCCCGACATGGGCTGGTTGGACCACGTCCGGTTGGGCTTCAACTACCGCCTCGACGAACTCTCTTGCGCGCTCGGTATCGCACAGCTCAAGCGTCTTGATGAGCTGCTGGCGGCGCGCGCACGGGTAGCCGCCTGGTACCGCGAGCGGCTGAGCGGCATCGAGGGGCTGGGCTTGCCGTGTCCCGACAGCGCCGGCGCGCGCCGCAGCTGGTTCGTCTTCTGCGTACAACTACCGGGGGACGTCGACCGCGCCGGTGTCATCGAGCGTTTGCGGGCACGTGGAATCGAGACCAAGCCGTACCTACCGGCTATCCACCTGTTCAGCTACTACCGCGAGCGGTTCGGCTACCGCCCTGGGCAGTTTCCAGTCTGCGAGCACGTGGCCGAGCGCTCGCTGGCGTTGCCGTTCCATTCGAGGATGCGCGAGAGCGATGTGGATCAGGTGGCCACGGAGCTAGAGCGAGCGATCGGCCGAGTCCGCGCCGGTACCTAG
- the cimA gene encoding citramalate synthase yields MEHSSHQNKRVVVYDTTLRDGMQGEGMSLSAEEKVRVAHALDRLGVDLIEAGFPASNPKEETLFALLADETFEHAQIAAFGMTRRRDLAAEQDPALRLLADCFAPVCTIVGKTWKLHLEKVTQVDPQENLRMIEESVAFLVRAGKRVIYDAEHFFDAWREDPSYALRCLAAAVDAGAECVTLCDTNGATLPGAVAAATARVVEELGDRVLVGIHTHDDAGCGVANTLVAVEAGARLVQGTINGYGERCGNANLTTIIPNLQLKMGFDCVRPEQLARLTEISHLIDEICNVTPNPNQPYVGKNAFAHKGGMHIAGVNRDARTFEHIDPALVGADRRILVSELAGKGTIQARADETGLEIDEETAQRVIARVKELEHHGYQFEAADGSLDLLIRKETGNYEPLFRLESWRVISEKRADGRVETEATIKLWVDGKRYVRTAEGNGPVNALDRALRAAIVERYPHLQEIELVNFKVRILDETKGTGAVTRVLIDASDGVETWGAIGVSENIIEASWEALVDSLEAGMLPRRAQHHRPAVAERSR; encoded by the coding sequence ATGGAACACAGCAGTCATCAGAACAAGCGCGTAGTCGTCTACGACACGACCCTGCGGGACGGCATGCAGGGCGAGGGCATGTCACTGTCGGCTGAGGAGAAGGTGCGCGTCGCGCACGCCCTCGACCGCCTCGGAGTCGACCTCATCGAGGCTGGTTTTCCGGCCTCGAACCCGAAGGAAGAGACGCTCTTCGCACTGCTCGCCGACGAGACCTTCGAGCACGCGCAGATCGCTGCCTTCGGGATGACCCGCCGGCGGGATCTGGCGGCCGAGCAGGATCCCGCGCTGCGTCTGCTCGCCGACTGCTTCGCGCCGGTGTGCACGATCGTCGGCAAGACCTGGAAGCTGCACCTGGAGAAGGTCACGCAGGTCGATCCGCAGGAAAACCTGCGCATGATCGAGGAGTCCGTGGCCTTCCTTGTGCGCGCCGGGAAGCGCGTGATCTACGACGCCGAGCACTTCTTCGACGCTTGGCGCGAAGATCCCAGCTATGCCCTCCGCTGTCTGGCTGCGGCTGTGGACGCCGGTGCCGAATGCGTAACCCTCTGCGACACCAACGGCGCGACCTTGCCTGGCGCCGTCGCGGCCGCCACGGCGCGCGTGGTCGAGGAGCTAGGCGATCGCGTGCTGGTGGGAATTCACACTCACGACGATGCCGGATGCGGCGTTGCCAACACGCTGGTGGCCGTGGAGGCCGGTGCGCGGCTCGTGCAGGGAACGATCAACGGCTATGGCGAGCGCTGCGGTAACGCCAATTTGACGACGATCATCCCGAACCTCCAGCTCAAGATGGGCTTCGATTGCGTGCGCCCGGAGCAGCTCGCCCGACTCACCGAGATAAGCCATTTGATCGACGAGATCTGCAACGTCACGCCCAATCCGAATCAGCCCTACGTCGGCAAGAACGCGTTTGCGCACAAGGGCGGGATGCACATCGCTGGTGTCAATCGCGATGCTCGAACTTTCGAGCACATCGACCCGGCGTTGGTCGGAGCCGATCGGCGGATCCTCGTTTCGGAGCTGGCTGGCAAGGGGACGATCCAAGCGCGCGCCGACGAGACCGGGCTGGAGATCGACGAAGAGACCGCGCAACGGGTGATCGCGCGCGTCAAGGAGCTCGAACATCACGGCTACCAGTTCGAGGCGGCAGATGGCTCCCTCGACCTTCTGATCCGTAAAGAGACGGGCAACTACGAGCCTCTTTTCCGGCTCGAGTCTTGGCGTGTGATTTCGGAGAAGCGGGCCGATGGGCGCGTCGAGACCGAGGCCACGATCAAGCTCTGGGTCGACGGAAAGCGCTACGTCAGAACGGCCGAAGGCAACGGACCGGTGAACGCGCTCGACCGTGCGCTGCGCGCGGCGATCGTCGAGCGCTACCCGCACCTGCAGGAGATCGAACTGGTCAACTTCAAGGTGCGGATCCTCGACGAGACCAAGGGCACGGGTGCGGTCACGCGAGTCCTGATCGACGCCAGCGACGGTGTCGAGACGTGGGGCGCGATCGGCGTCTCGGAGAACATCATCGAAGCCAGCTGGGAGGCGCTGGTCGACTCGCTCGAGGCGGGGATGTTGCCGCGGCGCGCGCAGCATCATCGACCGGCCGTCGCCGAGCGCTCACGGTGA
- a CDS encoding branched-chain amino acid transaminase, producing MKSAELIWLNGEFVPWEDAKVHVLTHALHYGTAVFEGIRAYETQRGPAVFRHREHLERLQRSARFYYMELPYSVDELRAATHELISRNGLRSCYIRPIAWRGFGPMGLNPLDNPVEVAIAVWEWGAYLGEDGKRNGIRAKISSWRRISPESLIPHAKATGQYLNSVLAKIESLKAGYDEAILLDHRGMVCEGTGENVFIVRDGVIATPPRTASILEGINRASVIEIARDLGFELVERDIARAELLLADEVFLTGTAAELTPVRQIDDIEIGPPGPVTRQLQQVFDDALHGRDPRYERWLDPVPITSKTA from the coding sequence GTGAAGAGTGCCGAGCTGATCTGGCTGAACGGTGAGTTCGTCCCGTGGGAAGACGCCAAGGTCCACGTCCTTACCCACGCGCTCCACTACGGAACCGCCGTTTTCGAGGGCATCCGCGCTTACGAGACGCAGCGGGGGCCGGCCGTCTTCCGCCACCGTGAGCATCTGGAGCGGTTGCAGCGCTCGGCGCGCTTCTACTACATGGAGCTGCCCTACTCGGTCGACGAGTTGCGCGCCGCGACCCACGAGCTGATCAGCCGCAACGGCTTGCGCTCTTGCTACATCAGGCCGATCGCTTGGCGTGGCTTCGGCCCGATGGGCCTCAACCCGCTCGACAATCCGGTCGAGGTGGCGATCGCGGTTTGGGAGTGGGGCGCTTACCTCGGCGAGGACGGTAAGCGCAACGGCATCCGCGCGAAGATCTCGAGCTGGCGAAGGATCTCGCCGGAGTCGCTGATCCCGCACGCCAAGGCCACCGGTCAGTACCTCAACTCGGTGCTGGCGAAGATCGAGTCCCTCAAGGCCGGTTACGACGAAGCGATCCTGCTCGACCACCGCGGCATGGTCTGCGAAGGGACCGGTGAGAACGTCTTCATCGTGCGCGACGGGGTGATTGCGACACCGCCACGTACCGCGAGCATCCTCGAGGGCATCAACCGTGCCTCGGTGATCGAGATCGCCCGCGATCTCGGCTTCGAGTTGGTGGAGCGCGACATCGCGCGCGCCGAGCTTCTGCTCGCCGACGAAGTATTCCTCACCGGCACTGCCGCTGAGCTCACGCCGGTGCGTCAGATCGATGACATCGAGATCGGTCCGCCGGGCCCGGTTACGCGCCAACTGCAGCAGGTCTTCGACGATGCGCTGCACGGGCGCGATCCCCGCTACGAAAGGTGGCTCGACCCGGTGCCGATAACATCGAAGACTGCGTGA